Proteins from a single region of Syntrophales bacterium:
- a CDS encoding glycosyltransferase encodes MHYNTALRAYGAKRLEEIEEADILVGIPCFNNEKTIEHVIQMITHGLARHYKDKRSVLFIADGGSTDDTREVAKEFQIKPWQEKVVSIYRGPAGKGTALRSIFEASDQLNARACVVVDSDLRSITPDWIKYLLSPILDQDYQFVAPVYERHKYDGTITNNIVYSLTRALYGKRVRQPIGGDFALSGELTRFYINQDVWDTDVARFGIDIWMTTHAITNNYRICQSNLGVKIHDAKDPALHLGPMFRQVLWTIFTLMENNEDVWQKIRGSEPVDTFGFEGTMGPEPVTVNTDTMIEKFKIGYSQFSSLWKDILSEESFAALTEAASMEPSAFHLSTESWVKILYELAATFHQWTVNRYKLIDVMTPLYYGQVASFVTRTMDMSSAEAEAIVEEQAEKFEYQKDYLRTVWNEGVT; translated from the coding sequence ATGCACTATAATACCGCCCTCAGGGCCTATGGAGCGAAGCGCCTGGAGGAAATAGAAGAAGCCGACATTCTTGTTGGAATTCCCTGTTTCAATAACGAAAAGACCATAGAACACGTAATCCAGATGATTACCCACGGCCTTGCCCGGCATTATAAGGACAAGCGAAGCGTCCTCTTCATCGCCGACGGCGGATCAACCGATGATACACGGGAGGTTGCCAAGGAGTTCCAGATAAAGCCCTGGCAGGAAAAGGTTGTTTCTATATACCGGGGCCCGGCAGGCAAGGGGACAGCCTTGCGATCCATCTTCGAGGCATCGGATCAACTCAATGCCCGGGCCTGCGTTGTCGTGGATTCAGACTTGCGAAGCATCACACCGGACTGGATCAAGTACCTCTTAAGCCCCATACTCGACCAGGACTACCAGTTCGTGGCCCCTGTCTACGAGCGACACAAGTACGACGGAACCATCACCAATAACATCGTCTACAGCTTGACCAGGGCCCTGTACGGCAAGCGGGTGCGTCAGCCGATCGGTGGGGATTTCGCCCTCTCGGGAGAACTCACTCGTTTTTACATAAATCAGGACGTGTGGGACACCGACGTGGCTCGATTCGGCATTGATATCTGGATGACCACCCACGCCATAACAAATAATTACCGGATATGTCAGTCGAACCTGGGCGTCAAGATCCACGACGCAAAGGATCCGGCCCTTCACTTGGGCCCCATGTTCCGCCAGGTGTTGTGGACGATTTTTACCCTCATGGAAAACAACGAAGACGTCTGGCAAAAGATCCGGGGCAGCGAGCCGGTGGATACGTTCGGATTCGAGGGAACTATGGGACCGGAACCCGTCACGGTGAACACAGATACCATGATCGAGAAATTCAAGATCGGCTACAGCCAGTTTTCATCACTCTGGAAAGACATCCTGAGCGAGGAGAGTTTTGCCGCCCTGACGGAGGCAGCTTCCATGGAACCTTCCGCTTTTCACCTTTCTACGGAATCCTGGGTGAAAATTCTCTACGAACTGGCGGCAACCTTTCACCAGTGGACAGTAAACCGCTACAAGCTCATCGACGTGATGACACCTCTCTACTACGGCCAGGTCGCCTCCTTCGTGACGCGCACCATGGACATGTCTTCCGCCGAGGCCGAAGCCATCGTAGAGGAGCAGGCGGAAAAATTTGAATACCAGAAGGACTATCTCCGCACGGTCTGGAATGAGGGCGTTACCTAG